In Maylandia zebra isolate NMK-2024a linkage group LG12, Mzebra_GT3a, whole genome shotgun sequence, a single genomic region encodes these proteins:
- the LOC143421316 gene encoding uncharacterized protein LOC143421316, with translation MRVRRESLERMEPAKKRRMSSPVREHFDLIPPNKVKCLLCARELGYNNNTSSMLRHYRALHENKGNTDCGARPGEQSQIDEDLVSMVIEDSQPFSIVEDKGFKRLVKSLNPSYVLPTKKVVKAVKI, from the exons atgagagtgaggagagaaagtctggagagaatggagccagctaagaagaggaggatgtcctcccctgtgagggaacattttgatcttattcctcccaacaag gtgaagtgtttgctatgtgccagggagctgggatataacaacaacacctcatccatgcttaggcactacagagctttgcatgagaataaggggaacaccgattgtggagcaagaccag gagaacaatctcaaatagatgaagacctggtcagcatggtgattgaggactcacagccatttagcattgtggaggacaaaggattcaaaagacttgttaaatcattaaatcctagctatgttctccccactaaaaaggtcgtaaaagcagtgaaaatttag
- the ppm1f gene encoding protein phosphatase 1F isoform X1: MEQEEALCFLKAFLEEFPAALEEGASLPVSPLSRKFTMEELHGESLELGLRLLANRGASPRLGALLCQAAYSQLLQTDLLPYQCPEEPEGDQEEKADDKAVLFQSEAVQRTFLNKLIDVALAWHRNFPKVALCPSRNLQCSIHAIKNTRRKMEDKHLALAEFNQLFGIQDDVDRAYYAVFDGHGGVDAATYASTHLHVVLSKQEMLQSDATTAFKTAFKRTDDMFRNKAKRERLRSGSTGVAVLIQDQELTVAWLGDSQAILVRDGHVVRLMDPHKPEREDEKQRIEDLGGCITFMGCWRVNGTYAVSRAIGDFDQKPFVSGDAESLTMKLQGDEDYVLLACDGFFDAVKASAVPHLVMDALKLAGKPEGGTAPVEQSEDDVGARVAQQLVGNAKTAGSSDNITVMVVFLRPPEQLLAQ, encoded by the exons ATGGAGCAGGAGGAGGCTCTGTGCtttttgaaggcatttttggaGGAGTTTCCAGCTGCTCTGGAGGAAGGCGCTTCACTTCCTGTTAGCCCTCTTAGTCGTAAATTCACAATGGAGGAGTTGCATGGAGAGAGCCTGGAGCTGGGCCTGAGGCTATTGGCAAACAG GGGTGCTTCTCCAAGACTCGGTGCCCTCCTTTGCCAGGCAGCATATTCCCAGCTGCTGCAGACTGACCTTTTACCTTACCAGTGCCCTGAGGAACCTGAAGGTGACCAAGAAGAGAAGGCAGATGACAAAGCAGTCT TATTTCAATCAGAGGCAGTCCAACGCACCTTCCTGAATAAACTGATAGATGTAGCACTGGCGTGGCACAGAAACTTCCCCAAGGTGGCTCTTTGTCCCTCTCGCAACCTCCAGTGCTCCATTCATGCCATCAAAAACACCCGGAGAAAAATGGAGGACAAACATTTGGCTTTAGCCGAGTTCAACCAGCTCTTTGGAATTCAG GATGATGTAGATCGTGCTTACTATGCTGTGTTTGATGGCCATGGAGGGGTGGATGCAGCAACCTACGCTTCCACTCACCTCCATGTTGTTCTAAGTAAACAGGAGATGCTGCAGAGTGATGCAACCACAGCCTTTAAAACAGCCTTCAAACGCACAGATGACATGTTCAGAAACAAGGCCAAGAGAGAG CGTCTCCGGAGTGGCAGCACAGGAGTGGCAGTACTGATCCAGGATCAAGAGCTGACTGTTGCTTGGCTGGGAGACTCTCAGGCAATACTGGTCAGAGATGGGCATGTTGTTAGACTCATGGACCCACATAAACCAGAGAGAGAG GATGAGAAACAGAGAATTGAGGATCTTGGAGGCTGCATTACTTTCATGGGTTGCTGGCGTGTTAATGGCACATATGCTGTATCGAGAGCCATAG GTGACTTTGACCAGAAGCCCTTTGTGTCTGGAGACGCTGAAAGCCTAACAATGAAACTGCAGGGTGATGAGGACTATGTTCTTCTGGCATGCGATGGTTTCTTTGATGCAGTTAAGGCGTCAGCAGTCCCACATCTAGTTATGGATGCACTAAAGCTGGCTGGTAAACCAGAAGGAGGAACTGCTCCAGTGGAACAGTCCGAGGATGATGTGGGGGCAAGAGTCGCCCAACAGTTGGTGGGTAATGCTAAGACAGCTGGTTCTAGTGATAACATCACAGTAATGGTGGTGTTCCTGCGCCCACCAGAGCAACTGCTGGCTCAGTAG
- the ppm1f gene encoding protein phosphatase 1F isoform X2 has product MEQEEALCFLKAFLEEFPAALEEGASLPVSPLSRKFTMEELHGESLELGLRLLANRGASPRLGALLCQAAYSQLLQTDLLPYQCPEEPEVFQSEAVQRTFLNKLIDVALAWHRNFPKVALCPSRNLQCSIHAIKNTRRKMEDKHLALAEFNQLFGIQDDVDRAYYAVFDGHGGVDAATYASTHLHVVLSKQEMLQSDATTAFKTAFKRTDDMFRNKAKRERLRSGSTGVAVLIQDQELTVAWLGDSQAILVRDGHVVRLMDPHKPEREDEKQRIEDLGGCITFMGCWRVNGTYAVSRAIGDFDQKPFVSGDAESLTMKLQGDEDYVLLACDGFFDAVKASAVPHLVMDALKLAGKPEGGTAPVEQSEDDVGARVAQQLVGNAKTAGSSDNITVMVVFLRPPEQLLAQ; this is encoded by the exons ATGGAGCAGGAGGAGGCTCTGTGCtttttgaaggcatttttggaGGAGTTTCCAGCTGCTCTGGAGGAAGGCGCTTCACTTCCTGTTAGCCCTCTTAGTCGTAAATTCACAATGGAGGAGTTGCATGGAGAGAGCCTGGAGCTGGGCCTGAGGCTATTGGCAAACAG GGGTGCTTCTCCAAGACTCGGTGCCCTCCTTTGCCAGGCAGCATATTCCCAGCTGCTGCAGACTGACCTTTTACCTTACCAGTGCCCTGAGGAACCTGAAG TATTTCAATCAGAGGCAGTCCAACGCACCTTCCTGAATAAACTGATAGATGTAGCACTGGCGTGGCACAGAAACTTCCCCAAGGTGGCTCTTTGTCCCTCTCGCAACCTCCAGTGCTCCATTCATGCCATCAAAAACACCCGGAGAAAAATGGAGGACAAACATTTGGCTTTAGCCGAGTTCAACCAGCTCTTTGGAATTCAG GATGATGTAGATCGTGCTTACTATGCTGTGTTTGATGGCCATGGAGGGGTGGATGCAGCAACCTACGCTTCCACTCACCTCCATGTTGTTCTAAGTAAACAGGAGATGCTGCAGAGTGATGCAACCACAGCCTTTAAAACAGCCTTCAAACGCACAGATGACATGTTCAGAAACAAGGCCAAGAGAGAG CGTCTCCGGAGTGGCAGCACAGGAGTGGCAGTACTGATCCAGGATCAAGAGCTGACTGTTGCTTGGCTGGGAGACTCTCAGGCAATACTGGTCAGAGATGGGCATGTTGTTAGACTCATGGACCCACATAAACCAGAGAGAGAG GATGAGAAACAGAGAATTGAGGATCTTGGAGGCTGCATTACTTTCATGGGTTGCTGGCGTGTTAATGGCACATATGCTGTATCGAGAGCCATAG GTGACTTTGACCAGAAGCCCTTTGTGTCTGGAGACGCTGAAAGCCTAACAATGAAACTGCAGGGTGATGAGGACTATGTTCTTCTGGCATGCGATGGTTTCTTTGATGCAGTTAAGGCGTCAGCAGTCCCACATCTAGTTATGGATGCACTAAAGCTGGCTGGTAAACCAGAAGGAGGAACTGCTCCAGTGGAACAGTCCGAGGATGATGTGGGGGCAAGAGTCGCCCAACAGTTGGTGGGTAATGCTAAGACAGCTGGTTCTAGTGATAACATCACAGTAATGGTGGTGTTCCTGCGCCCACCAGAGCAACTGCTGGCTCAGTAG